A section of the Acidobacterium capsulatum ATCC 51196 genome encodes:
- a CDS encoding PadR family transcriptional regulator, whose translation MTTRDKDPSLELLQGTLDLLILQTLAFGRAHGHAIARSIERQSEEVLRVGHGSLYPALQRLLKLKLIAAEDGVSENNRKARFYRLTPQGRRALHAETSKWQRFSEAMARILKPLPEPGK comes from the coding sequence ATGACGACCAGAGATAAAGATCCTTCGCTCGAACTCCTGCAGGGCACGCTCGATCTGCTCATCCTGCAGACGCTCGCCTTCGGCCGGGCGCATGGCCACGCCATCGCGCGCTCCATTGAGCGGCAGTCAGAAGAAGTGCTGCGCGTCGGTCACGGCTCGCTCTACCCCGCGCTGCAGCGCCTGCTCAAGCTCAAGCTGATTGCCGCCGAAGACGGAGTCTCAGAGAACAATCGCAAGGCCCGCTTCTACCGCCTCACCCCGCAGGGCCGACGCGCGCTGCATGCGGAAACCTCAAAGTGGCAGCGCTTCTCTGAGGCGATGGCGCGCATTCTCAAACCCTTGCCGGAACCCGGCAAATAA